In Candidatus Coatesbacteria bacterium, the following proteins share a genomic window:
- a CDS encoding ethanolamine utilization protein EutN — protein MILARVVGSVHCSLKHPALGGYRLLRVIPQSDDDGKGAELIAVDTVGAGPGDLILVQSEGNSARQLLGREDIPTRQVIVGVVDSVWRSTDN, from the coding sequence ATGATCCTGGCCCGCGTCGTCGGCAGCGTCCACTGCTCGCTCAAGCACCCCGCCCTGGGCGGTTACCGCCTGCTGCGGGTCATACCGCAATCCGACGACGACGGGAAGGGCGCCGAGCTGATCGCCGTCGACACCGTCGGCGCCGGACCCGGTGATCTGATCCTGGTGCAGAGCGAGGGCAACTCCGCCCGCCAGCTCCTCGGCCGCGAGGACATCCCCACCCGGCAGGTGATCGTGGGCGTGGTGGACAGCGTCTGGCGCTCTACCGATAACTAG
- a CDS encoding methyltransferase domain-containing protein: MTSNENSLGKLISSSDPRPWVEADNIPWDEPEFSRRILAEHLSQDHDQASRRLETLERHVDWIHSHLLAGRATRILDLGCGPGLYAERLAILGHRVHGIDFGPASIEYAKNKAETLDLDCDYVPGDLRTTDYGSGYGLAMQVYGELNVFRPADLSLILDKAVAAVEPGGYVLFELTDPELLIELGTKEDTWYKSTDGVFADGPHLVLTERFYDEAARVTTLRYIVIDARTGEPSVYGQSLAVIHPAQIGALLLERGLGEFTVYDGLGGPAVHHDAELNHEQYAVSARKPSG, translated from the coding sequence TTGACCAGTAACGAGAATAGCCTCGGCAAGCTTATCAGCAGCTCCGACCCCCGGCCCTGGGTCGAGGCCGACAACATCCCCTGGGACGAGCCCGAGTTCTCCCGGCGCATCCTCGCCGAGCACCTCTCCCAGGACCACGACCAGGCCAGCCGCCGCCTCGAGACCCTCGAGCGCCACGTGGACTGGATCCACAGTCACCTGCTCGCGGGTCGGGCGACCCGCATCCTCGACCTGGGCTGCGGACCGGGGCTCTACGCCGAGCGCCTGGCCATCCTCGGCCACCGGGTCCACGGGATCGACTTCGGCCCGGCGTCCATCGAGTACGCCAAAAACAAGGCCGAGACCCTGGACCTGGACTGCGACTACGTCCCGGGCGACCTGCGAACCACGGACTACGGCTCCGGCTACGGCCTGGCGATGCAGGTCTACGGCGAGCTGAACGTCTTCCGCCCGGCGGACCTGTCCCTGATCCTGGACAAGGCCGTCGCCGCCGTCGAGCCCGGCGGCTACGTCCTCTTCGAGCTGACCGACCCCGAGCTGCTCATCGAACTCGGCACGAAGGAAGACACCTGGTACAAGAGTACGGACGGGGTCTTCGCCGACGGACCACACCTGGTGCTGACCGAGCGCTTCTACGACGAAGCCGCTCGAGTGACCACCCTGCGCTACATCGTCATCGACGCCCGCACCGGTGAACCGAGCGTCTACGGTCAAAGCCTGGCCGTTATCCACCCGGCGCAGATCGGCGCCCTGCTGCTCGAGCGCGGCCTCGGGGAGTTCACCGTCTACGACGGCCTGGGCGGACCCGCCGTGCATCACGACGCCGAGCTGAACCACGAGCAGTACGCCGTCAGCGCGCGCAAACCCAGCGGGTAG
- a CDS encoding (d)CMP kinase, which yields MNVENDQGRALPEELLAALEAVLFAADEPLPVRRLVRALERYLRRDVEAGLRELQRRCHHDERGVELLELGGGWQLFSKRPFVRAIERALTGRTRSKARLSNAALETLAIVAYRQPVTRGEIESIRGVDCSGTLASLSEHGLIEVVGRADSAGRPNLYGTTEDFLNYFGLRHLGELPPPEQELLELEGDERVVLAIDGPAGSGKSTVARLAATRLDLVYIDTGAFYRALTWAALERGIDLDDPAALVELAREARLELGVEDGVARLKLDGKAVGAEIRTPRVTTTIKQLADLPPIRDLVNSRIRQLAAGLSRGVVAEGRDIGSLLFPDTPYKIYLTASVGERARRRLEDHKARGEAVSLPELEQQIIDRDRADTTRDYGALRELPEAARIDTTGLNIQEVVEAVVAVVEERRAATEQAADEADADEPAPDDASA from the coding sequence ATGAACGTTGAAAACGACCAGGGACGCGCCCTGCCCGAGGAGCTGCTGGCGGCCCTCGAGGCGGTGCTGTTCGCCGCCGACGAGCCCCTGCCCGTCCGGCGCCTGGTGCGGGCCCTGGAGCGCTACCTGCGCCGGGACGTCGAGGCCGGCCTGCGCGAGCTCCAGCGGCGCTGCCACCACGATGAACGCGGCGTGGAGCTTCTCGAACTCGGCGGCGGCTGGCAACTGTTCAGCAAGCGCCCCTTCGTCCGGGCCATCGAACGCGCCCTGACCGGTCGCACCCGCAGCAAGGCCCGGCTCTCCAACGCCGCCCTGGAGACCCTGGCCATCGTGGCCTACCGTCAGCCGGTCACCCGGGGTGAGATCGAGTCCATCCGCGGCGTCGACTGCTCGGGCACCCTGGCCAGCTTGAGCGAGCACGGACTGATCGAGGTCGTCGGCCGGGCCGACAGCGCCGGGCGGCCCAACCTCTACGGTACCACCGAGGATTTCCTCAACTACTTCGGCCTGCGCCACCTGGGCGAGCTGCCGCCGCCGGAGCAGGAGCTGCTGGAGCTGGAGGGCGACGAGCGCGTCGTGCTGGCCATCGACGGCCCGGCGGGTTCGGGCAAATCGACGGTGGCCCGGCTGGCCGCCACCCGTCTGGACTTGGTCTACATCGACACCGGCGCCTTCTACCGGGCGCTGACCTGGGCGGCCCTGGAGCGCGGCATCGATCTCGACGATCCGGCGGCCCTGGTCGAACTGGCCCGCGAGGCCCGCCTCGAACTGGGTGTCGAGGACGGCGTGGCCCGGCTCAAGCTCGACGGCAAGGCCGTCGGCGCCGAGATCCGCACCCCCCGGGTCACCACGACGATCAAGCAGCTGGCCGACCTGCCGCCGATCCGCGATCTCGTCAACAGCCGCATCCGCCAACTGGCCGCCGGTCTCTCCCGGGGCGTGGTGGCCGAGGGCCGCGACATCGGCAGCCTGCTGTTCCCGGACACGCCGTACAAGATCTACCTGACGGCCTCGGTGGGCGAGCGCGCCCGTCGACGCCTCGAGGATCACAAGGCCCGCGGCGAGGCGGTCAGCCTGCCCGAACTTGAGCAACAGATTATCGACCGCGACCGCGCCGACACCACCCGGGATTACGGCGCTCTGCGCGAGCTGCCCGAGGCCGCCCGCATCGATACCACGGGGCTGAACATCCAGGAGGTCGTCGAGGCCGTCGTCGCCGTAGTCGAGGAGCGCCGCGCTGCGACGGAGCAAGCCGCAGACGAGGCCGACGCCGACGAACCCGCCCCGGACGACGCCAGCGCTTAA
- a CDS encoding arsenate reductase ArsC: MTRVLFLCTGNSARSQMAQALLRELGAETYEVDSAGTRPAERVHPLAVAEMADRGIDITAARPRHLDDLPDLDYDLVITVCDRAREECPYLPGARMLHWGFPDPAAAEGDEAERRRVFKRVAADIERRLRHFLDEAGN; the protein is encoded by the coding sequence ATGACCCGGGTGTTGTTTCTCTGCACGGGCAACTCGGCCCGCAGCCAGATGGCCCAGGCCCTGCTACGCGAGCTGGGCGCAGAGACCTACGAAGTCGACAGCGCCGGCACCCGACCCGCCGAGCGCGTCCATCCCCTGGCCGTCGCCGAGATGGCCGACCGGGGTATCGACATCACCGCCGCCCGACCCCGGCACCTCGACGACCTGCCCGACCTGGACTACGACCTGGTGATCACGGTTTGTGATCGCGCCCGGGAGGAGTGCCCCTATCTCCCCGGCGCCCGGATGCTGCACTGGGGCTTCCCCGATCCGGCGGCCGCCGAAGGCGACGAAGCCGAGCGCCGCCGGGTCTTCAAGCGGGTGGCCGCCGACATCGAGCGCCGCCTGCGCCACTTCCTCGACGAAGCGGGAAACTGA
- the rfbD gene encoding dTDP-4-dehydrorhamnose reductase translates to MRIAVTGPDGLLGSELMDCLESSGHQALPLAEADVDVTDATALRRKLVELKPETVYHLAAYTHVDSAEEDVDRVFAVNAFGTYNLCRAAVAVGCRVIYLSTDYVFDGRTERPYRPDDEPRPLNVYGMSKLAGEFFTRAYAPSWQIVRSSSLYGPRGEGFPVKLCRRAAGGTELRVVRDQFSSPTYAPELARALVELGQHADDGIYHLTNTGVVSWYDFARRIVELLGLPNSVVGVSSSEFAAAARRPARSELDTSASRELGVELRPWQTALEDYLRLRSDQLRELAAGGGKQ, encoded by the coding sequence ATGCGTATCGCCGTAACAGGACCCGACGGACTGCTGGGCAGCGAGTTGATGGACTGCCTGGAAAGCAGCGGCCACCAGGCCCTGCCCCTGGCCGAGGCCGACGTCGACGTCACCGACGCCACCGCCCTCAGGCGCAAACTGGTCGAGCTGAAACCGGAAACGGTCTATCACCTGGCCGCCTACACCCACGTCGATTCCGCCGAGGAGGACGTCGACCGCGTCTTCGCCGTCAACGCCTTCGGCACGTACAATCTCTGCCGGGCCGCCGTCGCCGTCGGCTGCCGGGTGATCTACCTCTCGACGGATTACGTCTTCGACGGACGCACCGAGCGCCCCTACCGGCCCGACGACGAGCCCCGACCGCTCAACGTCTACGGCATGAGCAAGCTGGCCGGTGAGTTCTTCACCCGGGCCTACGCCCCGAGCTGGCAGATCGTGCGCTCCAGCTCCCTCTACGGGCCCCGAGGCGAGGGTTTCCCGGTCAAGCTCTGTCGTCGCGCCGCCGGCGGCACCGAGCTGCGCGTCGTCCGCGACCAGTTCAGCTCGCCGACCTACGCCCCCGAACTGGCCCGGGCCCTGGTCGAACTCGGCCAGCACGCCGACGACGGCATCTACCACCTGACCAACACCGGAGTGGTCAGTTGGTACGACTTCGCCCGCCGCATCGTCGAGCTTCTCGGCCTGCCCAACAGCGTCGTCGGCGTCAGCTCCAGCGAGTTCGCGGCCGCGGCCCGTCGACCCGCCCGCTCCGAACTCGACACCTCGGCCTCCCGGGAGCTGGGCGTCGAGCTGCGGCCCTGGCAAACAGCCCTGGAAGACTACCTGCGCCTTCGCAGCGACCAACTGCGCGAGCTGGCCGCCGGTGGAGGCAAGCAGTGA
- a CDS encoding AAA domain-containing protein gives MLDKFTPRARKVILFARDVAKQMGQEHLGTEHLLLSLVEESDGVAAYVLNKLGLRSAAIRAELERLKSEDEHEVTADEKIPFTQHAKQVLEQAVLVAGELGYNYIGTEHLLLGLMQVKEGVASNVLSHLGYEPELVKSELVNMLEESRRSEGPSQRRSRTQTKSKKGEESMLAEFGNDLTVQARKGKIDPVIGRENETERVVQILSRRKKNNPVLIGPPGVGKTAIVEGLAQRIADGQIPLTLSDKRLIQLDLGAVVAGTKYRGQFEERLQAIIRELRDSKDVILFIDELHTLVGAGGAEGALDASNMLKPALARGEVQCIGSTTLDEYRKYIEKNGALERRFQSILVDPPTINETIKILQGLRDRYEEFHNVDITDEAVETAVRLSDRYISDRQLPDKAIDVIDEAASKVHLACLTPPPELRELEEERAELLDTSPEPGEGYSEALRQRAQELDRIDRNLALTRRRWENSLEEKRGVVDVDAVMETVSRWTGIRLNRMAESEQAKLLRMEEELHKRVVAQDEAINAVTRAIRRSRAGVRDAAKPIGSFLFLGPTGVGKTELAKALAEFLFDDENAIVRADMSEYMEKFAVSRLIGAPPGYVGYDEGGQLTERVRRKPYSVVLLDEIEKAHPDVFSLLLQVLDEGRLTDSFGRTVNFRNTVVILTSNLGTKDIKDINRIGFGGENAESDFFAMRSKVMEEVKRLFNPEFLNRLDETVVFHSLSRDDLREIVQLQLKRIKLRLAEQAIALDFNPAMVEQIIADGYDPKYGARPIQRAIQRLIEDPLADEMLHGNVKEGDLVEIDYVDGEPVFTPSRLPSAV, from the coding sequence ATGTTGGACAAGTTTACACCCCGGGCGCGCAAGGTGATCCTCTTCGCCCGCGACGTCGCCAAGCAGATGGGCCAGGAGCACCTGGGCACCGAACATCTGCTGCTGTCGCTGGTCGAGGAATCCGACGGGGTGGCCGCCTACGTTCTGAACAAGCTGGGACTGCGCTCGGCGGCCATCCGCGCCGAGCTGGAGCGTCTCAAGAGTGAGGACGAGCACGAAGTCACCGCCGACGAGAAAATCCCCTTCACCCAGCACGCCAAGCAGGTCCTCGAGCAGGCGGTCCTCGTCGCCGGGGAGCTGGGCTACAACTACATCGGCACCGAGCATCTCCTGCTGGGCCTGATGCAGGTCAAGGAGGGGGTGGCCTCAAACGTGCTCAGCCATCTGGGCTACGAGCCCGAGCTGGTCAAAAGCGAGCTGGTCAACATGCTCGAGGAGAGCCGGCGTTCCGAAGGCCCTTCCCAGCGCCGCAGCCGGACCCAGACCAAGTCCAAGAAGGGCGAGGAGTCGATGCTGGCCGAGTTCGGCAACGACCTGACCGTCCAGGCCCGCAAGGGCAAGATCGATCCCGTCATCGGCCGCGAGAACGAGACCGAGCGCGTGGTGCAGATCCTCTCCCGACGCAAGAAGAACAACCCCGTTCTTATCGGCCCTCCCGGCGTCGGCAAGACGGCCATCGTCGAGGGTCTGGCCCAGCGGATCGCCGACGGACAGATCCCGCTGACCCTCTCCGACAAACGGCTGATCCAGTTGGATCTGGGGGCCGTCGTCGCCGGAACCAAGTACCGGGGTCAGTTCGAGGAGCGTTTGCAGGCGATCATCCGCGAGCTGCGCGACTCCAAGGACGTCATCCTGTTCATCGACGAGCTGCACACCCTCGTAGGCGCCGGCGGGGCCGAAGGCGCCCTCGACGCCAGCAACATGCTCAAACCCGCCCTGGCGCGGGGCGAAGTCCAGTGCATCGGCTCGACGACCCTCGACGAGTACCGCAAGTACATCGAGAAGAACGGCGCCCTGGAACGGCGCTTCCAGAGTATCCTCGTCGATCCGCCGACCATCAACGAGACCATCAAGATCCTCCAGGGCCTGCGCGACCGCTACGAGGAGTTCCACAACGTCGATATCACCGACGAGGCCGTCGAAACCGCGGTGCGGCTCTCCGACCGCTACATCTCCGACCGTCAACTGCCCGACAAGGCCATCGACGTCATCGACGAGGCCGCCAGCAAGGTCCACCTGGCCTGTTTGACCCCGCCACCCGAGCTGCGCGAGCTGGAAGAGGAACGTGCCGAGCTCCTCGACACCAGCCCCGAGCCCGGCGAGGGCTACTCCGAGGCCCTGCGCCAGCGGGCCCAGGAGCTGGACCGCATCGACCGCAACCTGGCCCTGACCCGGCGTCGCTGGGAGAACTCCCTCGAGGAGAAGCGCGGTGTGGTGGACGTCGACGCGGTGATGGAGACCGTCAGCCGCTGGACGGGCATCAGGCTCAACCGGATGGCCGAGAGCGAGCAGGCCAAGCTGCTGCGGATGGAGGAGGAGCTGCACAAGCGCGTCGTGGCCCAGGACGAGGCGATCAACGCCGTCACCCGGGCCATCCGGCGCTCCCGCGCCGGTGTCCGCGACGCCGCCAAACCCATCGGCAGCTTCCTGTTCCTCGGACCCACCGGGGTCGGCAAGACCGAGCTGGCCAAGGCGCTGGCCGAGTTCCTCTTCGACGACGAGAACGCCATCGTGCGCGCCGACATGAGCGAGTATATGGAAAAATTCGCCGTCAGCCGGCTGATCGGCGCTCCGCCGGGCTACGTTGGCTACGACGAGGGCGGCCAGCTCACCGAGCGCGTCCGTCGCAAGCCCTACTCCGTGGTGCTTCTCGACGAGATCGAGAAGGCCCATCCCGACGTCTTCAGCCTGTTGCTCCAGGTCCTCGACGAAGGTCGGCTGACCGACTCCTTCGGCCGCACCGTCAACTTCCGCAACACCGTGGTCATCCTGACCTCCAACCTGGGCACCAAGGACATCAAGGACATCAACCGCATCGGCTTCGGCGGCGAGAACGCCGAGAGCGATTTCTTCGCCATGCGTTCCAAGGTCATGGAAGAGGTCAAGCGGTTGTTCAACCCCGAGTTCCTCAACCGCCTCGACGAGACCGTGGTCTTCCACTCCCTCTCCAGGGACGACCTGCGCGAGATCGTCCAGTTGCAGCTCAAGCGTATCAAGCTGCGCTTGGCCGAGCAGGCCATCGCCCTGGACTTCAACCCGGCCATGGTCGAGCAGATCATCGCCGACGGCTACGATCCCAAGTACGGCGCCCGGCCGATCCAGCGGGCCATCCAGCGCCTGATCGAGGATCCCCTGGCCGACGAGATGCTCCACGGCAACGTCAAGGAGGGTGACCTGGTCGAGATCGACTACGTCGACGGTGAACCCGTTTTCACCCCCTCGCGCCTGCCCAGCGCCGTCTGA